A region from the Hypericibacter adhaerens genome encodes:
- a CDS encoding S-(hydroxymethyl)glutathione dehydrogenase/class III alcohol dehydrogenase, translating into MKVRAAVAHKAGAPLSIETVELDGPKAGEVLIEIKATGICHTDEFTLSGADPEGLFPAILGHEGAGIVVDVGPGVTSLKKGDHVIPLYTPECRNCEYCLSGKTNLCQAIRATQGKGLMPDGTSRFRIGSSMVHHYMGCSTFANFTVLPEIAVAKIRPDAPFDKVCYIGCGVTTGLGAVINTARVEPGANVVVFGLGGIGLNVIQGARMVGANMIVGVDINPGRKALAEKFGMTHFVNPKEIKGDVVPHLVELTKGGADYSFECVGNVQLMRQALECCHKGWGVSIIIGVAGAGQEISTRPFQLVTGRVWKGTAFGGAKGRTDVPKIVDWYMDKKINIDDLITHTLPLERINEGFDLMHAGKSIRTVVVY; encoded by the coding sequence ATGAAAGTTCGTGCCGCCGTCGCTCACAAGGCCGGAGCGCCGCTCTCGATCGAGACCGTCGAGCTCGACGGGCCCAAGGCCGGCGAGGTGCTGATCGAGATCAAGGCCACGGGCATCTGCCATACCGACGAGTTCACGCTGTCCGGTGCCGATCCCGAGGGCCTGTTCCCGGCGATCCTGGGCCATGAAGGGGCGGGCATCGTGGTCGATGTCGGTCCCGGCGTGACCAGCCTCAAGAAGGGCGATCACGTCATCCCGCTCTACACGCCGGAATGCCGCAATTGCGAATACTGCCTCAGCGGCAAGACCAATCTCTGCCAGGCAATCCGCGCCACCCAGGGCAAGGGCCTGATGCCGGACGGCACCAGCCGCTTCCGCATCGGCAGCAGCATGGTCCATCACTATATGGGCTGCTCGACCTTCGCCAATTTCACCGTGCTGCCCGAGATCGCGGTGGCGAAGATCCGGCCCGACGCGCCCTTCGACAAGGTCTGCTATATCGGCTGCGGCGTGACGACCGGGCTGGGCGCCGTGATCAACACGGCGCGCGTCGAGCCCGGCGCCAACGTCGTGGTGTTCGGGCTGGGCGGCATTGGCCTCAACGTCATCCAGGGCGCCCGGATGGTGGGCGCCAACATGATCGTGGGCGTCGACATCAACCCCGGCCGCAAGGCGCTGGCCGAGAAGTTCGGCATGACCCACTTCGTCAACCCGAAGGAGATCAAGGGCGACGTCGTGCCCCATCTGGTCGAGCTCACCAAGGGCGGCGCCGACTACAGCTTCGAATGCGTCGGCAATGTCCAGCTCATGCGCCAGGCGCTCGAATGCTGCCACAAGGGCTGGGGTGTCAGCATCATCATCGGCGTCGCCGGCGCCGGCCAGGAGATCTCGACCCGGCCGTTCCAGCTCGTCACCGGCCGCGTCTGGAAAGGCACGGCCTTCGGCGGCGCCAAGGGCCGGACCGACGTGCCGAAGATCGTCGACTGGTACATGGACAAGAAGATCAATATCGACGACCTCATCACCCACACGCTGCCGCTCGAGCGCATCAACGAGGGCTTCGACCTCATGCATGCGGGCAAGTCGATCCGGACGGTGGTCGTGTATTGA
- a CDS encoding IS30 family transposase yields MGKHYEQLSSEERAIIADLRSKGRSIRQIAAALDRPASTVSRELKRNRGRQIGYRAAYAQQQTRARRWRGSRLERDAHLRRQVLEGLRKGWSPEQVCGRLERQSGRHLISPESIYRFIQAQITRRQDYSWRHYLPRAKSKRGFRGRKGGSSALHIQARVSIEERPPDVEDRSSPGHWEADLMMFARYGQALLTLHERSSRLLLAVRPHGKQAAPIAAAIAGLLEPLPATLRQTITFDNGTEFARHYELHRLDIQTFFCDPHAPWQKGGIENAIGRMRRRIPRKTDLAALTSRQISGLLRAYNNTPRKCLDWRSPAELFWQQVLHLECESTSPLSRG; encoded by the coding sequence ATGGGGAAGCACTACGAGCAGCTCTCGTCCGAAGAGCGCGCCATCATTGCCGACCTTCGTTCCAAAGGTCGCTCGATCCGCCAAATCGCTGCAGCTCTGGATCGCCCGGCATCGACGGTTAGTCGGGAACTGAAGCGCAACCGTGGCCGGCAGATCGGCTACCGGGCGGCTTACGCCCAGCAGCAGACCCGGGCCCGGCGCTGGCGCGGCTCGCGCCTGGAGCGCGACGCGCACCTGCGCCGGCAGGTGCTGGAGGGCTTGAGGAAAGGCTGGTCGCCCGAGCAGGTCTGCGGCCGGCTCGAGCGCCAGTCGGGCCGTCATCTCATCAGCCCCGAGAGCATCTATCGCTTCATCCAGGCCCAGATCACCCGCCGCCAGGACTACAGCTGGCGCCACTACCTGCCGCGCGCCAAATCCAAGCGCGGCTTTCGCGGGCGCAAGGGCGGCAGCTCCGCCCTCCACATCCAAGCCCGTGTTTCCATTGAGGAAAGGCCACCCGACGTCGAGGACCGCTCAAGTCCCGGTCACTGGGAGGCCGACCTCATGATGTTCGCTCGCTACGGCCAGGCACTCCTCACCCTGCATGAGCGATCCTCCCGCCTGCTCCTCGCCGTCAGGCCCCACGGCAAGCAGGCCGCACCGATCGCCGCCGCCATCGCCGGCCTGCTCGAACCCCTGCCCGCGACCCTGCGCCAGACCATCACCTTCGACAACGGCACCGAGTTCGCCCGCCACTACGAGCTCCACCGCCTCGACATCCAGACCTTCTTCTGCGATCCCCACGCCCCCTGGCAGAAGGGCGGCATCGAGAACGCCATCGGAAGGATGCGCCGCCGGATCCCCAGGAAAACCGATCTCGCCGCGCTCACCTCGCGCCAGATCTCAGGCTTGCTCCGGGCCTACAACAACACCCCGCGCAAGTGCCTTGACTGGCGCTCCCCCGCCGAACTCTTCTGGCAGCAGGTGTTGCACTTGGAGTGTGAATCCACCTCCCCGCTTTCGCGGGGATGA
- a CDS encoding aldo/keto reductase, whose protein sequence is MDRRKLGRTGLEIAPLVFGGNVFGWTADEATSFALLDAFTDAGFNAVDTADAYSRWVPGHSGGESETIIGKWLKRHGGRDKVLILTKVGSEMGPGKKGLSKAYIRQAVEASLKRLQTDYIDLYQSHWPDPETPIEETLEAHEELVKQGKVRAVGGSNYDAAGLAAALKAGDGKTRARYQTLQPEYNLYDRAGYEKDLEPLCRKEGLGVITYFSLASGFLTGKYRSEADLGKSPRGEDIGKYLDARGKKILAALDALAKRYSATPAQIALAWLMARPSVTAPIASATSLAQLKDIVKAAEIKLDRDAIAALDATG, encoded by the coding sequence ATGGATCGGCGGAAATTGGGACGGACCGGGCTGGAGATCGCGCCCCTGGTGTTCGGCGGCAACGTGTTCGGCTGGACCGCGGACGAAGCGACCTCCTTCGCGCTGCTCGACGCCTTCACCGATGCGGGCTTCAACGCGGTCGACACGGCGGACGCCTATTCGCGCTGGGTCCCCGGCCATAGCGGCGGCGAGTCCGAGACCATCATCGGCAAATGGCTGAAGCGGCATGGCGGGCGCGACAAGGTCCTGATCCTGACCAAGGTCGGCTCCGAGATGGGGCCCGGCAAGAAGGGGCTTTCCAAGGCCTATATCCGCCAGGCGGTGGAGGCCTCGCTCAAGCGGCTCCAGACCGACTATATCGACCTCTACCAGTCGCACTGGCCCGATCCCGAGACGCCGATCGAAGAGACTCTCGAGGCCCATGAGGAACTGGTGAAGCAGGGCAAGGTGCGCGCGGTCGGCGGCTCCAACTACGACGCGGCCGGGCTTGCCGCGGCGCTCAAGGCCGGCGACGGCAAGACCCGCGCCCGCTACCAGACGCTGCAGCCGGAATACAATCTCTACGACCGCGCCGGCTACGAGAAGGATCTCGAGCCGCTCTGCCGGAAGGAAGGGCTGGGCGTCATCACCTATTTTTCGCTCGCGAGCGGCTTCCTCACCGGCAAATACCGGTCCGAGGCCGATCTGGGCAAGAGCCCGCGCGGCGAGGATATCGGCAAATATCTCGACGCCCGCGGCAAGAAGATCCTGGCGGCCCTCGATGCGCTCGCCAAGCGCTACAGCGCGACGCCCGCGCAGATCGCGCTCGCCTGGCTGATGGCGCGCCCGAGCGTGACCGCCCCCATCGCCAGCGCCACCAGCCTCGCGCAGCTCAAGGACATCGTGAAGGCGGCCGAGATCAAGCTCGATCGCGATGCGATCGCGGCGCTCGACGCGACGGGGTGA
- a CDS encoding PAS domain-containing protein, with the protein MSNPEWLADAICFVERPAIASDMIAGVERRWEALKGGRSFPSRQDIDPFLFQPWLPYISIVELKDEPFRVFYRLVGTEVARFGQEDFSYKWLSETGWEPELKAANLEIYRRLRERRVPQFGLSRIEWEGQSDRVFEWGVFPLSNDGEAVSHCLSVDDFRSIAPRQSPLG; encoded by the coding sequence ATGTCCAATCCAGAATGGCTGGCGGACGCCATCTGTTTTGTCGAGCGGCCCGCGATCGCATCCGACATGATCGCCGGCGTGGAGCGGCGCTGGGAGGCGCTGAAGGGCGGCCGCAGCTTTCCTTCCCGCCAGGACATCGATCCCTTCCTGTTCCAGCCCTGGCTGCCCTACATCTCGATCGTCGAGCTCAAGGACGAGCCGTTCCGCGTGTTCTATCGCCTGGTCGGCACCGAGGTGGCGCGTTTCGGCCAGGAGGATTTCTCCTACAAATGGCTGAGCGAAACCGGCTGGGAGCCGGAGCTCAAGGCCGCCAACCTCGAGATCTATCGGCGCCTGCGCGAACGGCGCGTCCCGCAGTTCGGCCTGTCGCGGATCGAATGGGAAGGGCAGAGCGACCGCGTCTTCGAGTGGGGCGTGTTCCCCCTCTCGAACGACGGCGAGGCCGTCAGCCATTGCCTCAGCGTCGACGATTTCCGCTCGATCGCGCCGCGCCAGAGCCCGTTGGGCTAG
- the ppk2 gene encoding polyphosphate kinase 2, producing MAKKSKKKNGKAATAKAAPKGAAPAAKLKGKDYERELAKLHAELVKVQEWAKATGAKICIVFEGRDGAGKGGTIKALTERVSPRVFRVVALPAPTEREQSQMYIQRYLPHLPAGGEIVIFDRSWYNRAGVERVMGFTPENVVQRFLELAPSFEKMMIESGIHLFKYWLEVTPEEQTRRLTARIDDGRKIWKLSPMDLKSYSRWYDYSRARDEMFAATDTAWAPWYTVRSDDKKRARLNIISHLLSMIPYKEVKREKVKLPKRQKPHGYKEPNYPYKWVPEKF from the coding sequence ATGGCAAAGAAGAGCAAGAAGAAGAACGGCAAGGCCGCCACGGCGAAGGCAGCGCCCAAGGGTGCTGCGCCCGCGGCCAAGCTCAAGGGGAAGGACTATGAGCGCGAGCTGGCGAAGCTTCATGCCGAGCTGGTGAAGGTGCAGGAATGGGCCAAGGCGACCGGGGCCAAGATCTGCATCGTGTTCGAAGGCCGCGACGGCGCCGGCAAGGGCGGTACCATCAAGGCGCTCACCGAGCGGGTCAGCCCGCGCGTCTTCCGGGTCGTCGCGCTGCCGGCGCCGACCGAGCGCGAGCAGTCGCAGATGTATATCCAGCGCTATCTGCCCCACCTGCCGGCCGGCGGCGAGATCGTCATCTTCGATCGCAGCTGGTACAACCGCGCGGGCGTGGAACGCGTCATGGGCTTCACGCCCGAGAATGTCGTCCAGCGCTTTCTCGAGCTGGCACCCTCCTTCGAGAAGATGATGATCGAATCCGGCATCCACCTCTTCAAATACTGGCTCGAGGTGACGCCCGAGGAGCAGACGCGGCGGTTGACGGCGCGCATCGACGACGGTCGCAAGATCTGGAAGCTCTCGCCGATGGATCTCAAATCCTACAGCCGCTGGTACGACTATTCGCGCGCGCGCGACGAGATGTTCGCCGCGACCGACACGGCCTGGGCCCCCTGGTACACGGTGAGGTCCGACGATAAGAAGCGCGCGAGGCTCAACATCATCAGCCATCTCTTGAGCATGATCCCCTACAAGGAGGTCAAGCGCGAGAAGGTGAAGCTGCCGAAGCGCCAGAAGCCGCACGGCTACAAGGAACCGAACTACCCCTACAAGTGGGTGCCGGAGAAGTTCTGA
- a CDS encoding PqiC family protein, translated as MARVPGRMAAVLLLALPLLLSACAGSKPVRFYVLTPLAEITGAGNAAGRGIGVGPVVIPQYLDRPEIVTRSSDNRLDLAEFDQWGGRIGDNITRVLADNLSGLLDTDRISIYPWTDASSLADQVTVDITQFERDQSGAVTLIAFWSITDLQSGKVLRNGRSSIEKPVAAGGTGGYDSIAAAMSEALASLSQEIAAAIKAQPAS; from the coding sequence ATGGCTCGTGTTCCCGGCAGGATGGCGGCGGTTCTCCTCCTCGCCCTCCCGCTCCTGCTCTCGGCCTGCGCGGGGAGCAAGCCCGTCCGTTTCTATGTCCTCACCCCCCTCGCAGAGATCACGGGAGCTGGCAATGCCGCGGGCCGCGGCATTGGCGTCGGCCCCGTGGTCATCCCGCAATATCTGGACCGGCCCGAGATCGTCACCCGCAGCAGCGACAACCGCCTCGATCTCGCCGAGTTCGATCAATGGGGCGGGCGCATCGGCGACAACATCACGCGGGTCCTGGCGGACAATCTGTCGGGGCTGCTCGATACCGACCGCATCTCGATCTACCCCTGGACCGACGCGAGCTCGCTCGCCGACCAGGTCACCGTGGACATCACCCAGTTCGAGCGGGATCAGTCGGGCGCCGTGACGCTGATCGCGTTCTGGTCCATCACCGATCTGCAAAGCGGCAAGGTGTTGCGCAACGGGCGGTCCAGCATCGAGAAGCCGGTGGCTGCCGGCGGCACGGGCGGCTATGACAGCATCGCCGCCGCCATGAGCGAGGCGCTCGCCAGCTTGAGCCAGGAGATCGCGGCCGCGATCAAGGCACAGCCGGCGAGCTGA
- a CDS encoding MlaD family protein — protein sequence MAKRSNPKLIGAFVIGAIALAVVGAIAFGGTKFLETRRKAVLFFEGSVGGLAVGAPVNFRGVQIGSVTGIKISYDIDKQLLEIPVEIEILPDMIHVTSGERNEKRNMLALVQRGLRAQLVVQSLVTGQASVEFDFHPDAPLRLTGYDTGGLPELPTVPSSMDTMQANVAAVLQKLSQLPLDQIANQVATALGGLQQTLNDASTLLKNVDAGLEPTMANLQETSEQARQLMVNANERIAMRDGEPLQTLNDTLKDYGDLAQQLQGKANTLTGDLQKTLAVLNTALSQVNDVTALLERDIQKNPALLTQTTDTLREFKAMAASIRALAEYLQRNPNALLTGKQ from the coding sequence ATGGCCAAGAGATCCAATCCGAAGCTCATCGGCGCCTTCGTGATCGGCGCCATCGCGCTCGCCGTGGTCGGCGCCATCGCCTTCGGCGGCACCAAGTTCCTCGAGACCAGGCGCAAGGCCGTTCTGTTCTTCGAGGGCTCGGTCGGCGGCCTCGCCGTGGGCGCGCCGGTCAATTTCCGCGGCGTCCAGATCGGCTCGGTGACCGGCATCAAGATCAGCTACGACATCGACAAGCAGCTGCTGGAGATCCCCGTCGAGATCGAGATCCTGCCGGACATGATCCACGTCACCAGCGGCGAGCGAAACGAGAAGCGGAACATGCTGGCGCTGGTGCAGCGGGGCCTGCGGGCGCAGCTCGTGGTGCAGTCCCTCGTGACCGGGCAGGCCAGCGTCGAGTTCGACTTCCATCCCGACGCGCCGCTTCGCCTGACGGGCTACGACACCGGCGGCCTGCCGGAGCTGCCGACGGTGCCCTCGAGCATGGACACGATGCAGGCCAATGTCGCCGCCGTGCTGCAGAAGCTGAGCCAGCTCCCGCTCGACCAGATCGCGAACCAGGTTGCCACGGCGCTCGGCGGCCTGCAGCAGACTCTCAACGACGCCAGCACCCTGCTCAAGAACGTCGATGCCGGCCTCGAGCCCACCATGGCCAACCTGCAGGAGACGAGCGAGCAGGCCCGGCAGCTGATGGTGAACGCCAACGAGCGCATCGCGATGCGCGACGGCGAGCCGCTGCAGACCCTGAACGACACGCTCAAGGACTATGGCGACCTGGCGCAGCAGCTCCAGGGCAAGGCCAACACGCTCACCGGCGATCTGCAGAAGACGCTTGCCGTGCTCAACACGGCGCTGTCCCAGGTCAACGACGTCACGGCGCTGCTCGAGCGGGACATCCAGAAGAATCCGGCCCTGCTCACGCAGACGACCGACACGCTGCGCGAATTCAAGGCGATGGCGGCCTCGATCCGCGCGCTCGCGGAATATCTCCAGCGCAACCCCAATGCCCTGCTGACGGGCAAGCAGTGA
- a CDS encoding ABC transporter ATP-binding protein — protein MAEAPPLPDAPPPNAHITVRNLDMAYDDFVIQRNLNFTINRGDIFIIMGGSGCGKSTLLKHLVGLKAPARGEVLFGDQDLWKAEPEEQQRLMRRFGILYQSGALWSSMTLAENVALPLGEFTDLKPAEIQRIASLKLALVGLAGFEEFYPSEISGGMRKRAGLARAMALDPEILFFDEPSAGLDPISSRMLDDLILELRDSLGATIAVVTHELASIFTIGNNSVFLDADTKTMIAQGDPKKLRDECPDPKVRNFLLRGELTKSETEAG, from the coding sequence ATGGCCGAAGCACCGCCGCTCCCCGACGCGCCGCCGCCCAATGCGCATATCACGGTGCGCAACCTGGACATGGCCTATGACGATTTCGTCATCCAGCGCAACCTCAACTTCACCATCAACCGCGGCGACATCTTCATCATCATGGGCGGCAGCGGCTGCGGCAAGAGCACGCTCCTGAAGCATCTGGTCGGCCTCAAGGCGCCGGCGCGCGGCGAGGTGCTGTTCGGCGACCAGGATCTGTGGAAGGCGGAGCCCGAGGAGCAGCAGCGGCTGATGCGCCGCTTCGGCATCCTCTATCAGAGCGGCGCCCTCTGGAGCTCGATGACGCTGGCGGAGAACGTGGCCCTGCCGCTGGGCGAGTTCACCGACCTCAAGCCCGCGGAGATCCAGCGGATCGCCTCGCTGAAGCTGGCGCTGGTCGGGCTCGCCGGCTTCGAGGAGTTCTATCCTTCGGAAATCAGCGGCGGCATGCGAAAGCGCGCCGGGCTTGCCCGGGCCATGGCGCTCGATCCCGAGATCCTGTTCTTCGACGAGCCCTCGGCCGGCCTCGATCCGATCAGCTCGCGCATGCTGGACGACCTGATTCTCGAGCTGCGCGACAGCCTGGGCGCCACCATCGCCGTCGTAACCCACGAGCTCGCCAGCATCTTCACCATCGGCAACAACTCGGTCTTCCTCGACGCCGACACCAAGACGATGATCGCGCAGGGCGATCCCAAGAAGCTGCGCGACGAATGCCCGGACCCGAAGGTCCGCAACTTCCTCCTGCGCGGCGAGCTGACCAAGAGCGAAACCGAGGCGGGCTGA
- a CDS encoding ABC transporter permease — protein MAATASSDHSAPALSLVPQGAETILLRLAGDWQLRSGLPTAAQVDQQLGAKPTAQRLAFDAGQLGHWDSGLLAFLVGIQDLCKTRGLALDAGNLPEGASRLLKLATAVPERQGARRGGKREGFLTLVGKESLAFWRSGGQMLEFLGLSIQTFGRLLIGQARYRRSDLVDIIYECGAAALPIVALISFLVGLILAFVGAVQLQQFGAQIYVADLVGIAMAREMGALMTAIIMAGRTGAAFAAQLGTMQVNEEIDALSTFGLSSMEFLVLPRMIALILMMPLLCVFADLLGILGGALVGVAMLDLSVTSYVNETLHGVGLVDFIIGIAKSSVFGVLVAVAGCLRGIQCGRSASAVGLAATSAVVTGIVFIIVTDGIFAVLTNALGI, from the coding sequence TTGGCAGCGACAGCTTCCAGCGATCATTCGGCGCCTGCGCTCAGCCTCGTGCCGCAGGGTGCGGAAACCATCCTGCTGCGCCTGGCGGGCGACTGGCAGCTCCGCAGCGGGCTGCCCACCGCCGCCCAGGTCGACCAGCAGCTCGGCGCCAAGCCCACCGCGCAGCGCCTGGCCTTCGATGCGGGCCAGCTCGGCCATTGGGACAGCGGCCTGCTCGCCTTCCTGGTCGGCATCCAGGATCTCTGCAAGACCCGCGGCCTGGCGCTCGACGCCGGCAACCTGCCGGAAGGCGCCAGCCGCCTCTTGAAGCTCGCCACCGCCGTGCCGGAGCGCCAGGGCGCCCGCCGGGGCGGGAAGCGCGAGGGGTTCCTGACCCTGGTCGGCAAGGAGTCCCTGGCCTTCTGGCGTTCGGGCGGGCAGATGCTCGAATTCCTCGGCCTCTCGATCCAGACCTTCGGCCGGCTGCTGATCGGCCAGGCGCGCTACCGGCGCTCCGATCTCGTCGACATCATCTACGAATGCGGGGCCGCGGCGCTGCCCATCGTGGCGCTGATCTCCTTCCTGGTCGGCCTCATCCTCGCCTTCGTCGGCGCCGTCCAGCTGCAGCAGTTCGGCGCCCAGATCTATGTCGCCGACCTCGTCGGCATCGCCATGGCCCGCGAGATGGGCGCGCTCATGACCGCCATCATCATGGCGGGGCGCACCGGTGCCGCCTTCGCGGCCCAGCTCGGCACCATGCAGGTGAACGAGGAGATCGACGCGCTCTCCACCTTCGGGCTCTCCTCGATGGAGTTCCTGGTCCTGCCGCGGATGATCGCGCTCATCTTGATGATGCCGCTGCTCTGCGTGTTCGCCGACCTGCTCGGCATCCTGGGCGGCGCGCTTGTCGGCGTCGCCATGCTCGATCTCTCGGTGACCTCCTATGTCAACGAGACCCTGCACGGGGTCGGCCTCGTCGACTTCATCATCGGCATCGCCAAGAGCTCGGTGTTCGGCGTGCTGGTGGCGGTCGCCGGCTGCCTGCGCGGCATCCAGTGCGGGCGCAGCGCCTCGGCCGTCGGCCTGGCCGCCACCTCCGCGGTCGTCACCGGCATCGTCTTCATCATCGTCACGGACGGCATCTTCGCCGTCCTGACCAACGCGCTGGGCATCTGA
- a CDS encoding GMC family oxidoreductase: MPSITAYDYVIVGAGSAGCTLANRLSEDKDVSVLILEAGGWDRDPWIHIPLGWGKILTKRLHDWMYFCEPEPSVGGRAVECARGKVVGGCSSTNAMAYVRGNRGDYERWRSQGLEGWGFEDALPYFRKQESWEGGASRWRGGDGPISTQTCKYQDPLLDAFAAAGQAAGHGWTDDYNGETQEGFGRLQMTIGRGRRSSAATAYLRPALKRGSLSIEVRAMVTRVLIEGNRAVGVEYLQDGQTRQVRAARELILAGGVINTPQTLMLSGIGDPAALKKHGIPVKVALPGVGQNLQDHVSVILMYLRKSPPSPFLRAMRYDRIGPSLIAAYCFGTGFAADVPGGITAFLKSRPDLKLPDTQFLLTAASLGAWPYFEPFKKPFPDAFACRIVMLHPEARGTVTLKSTDPNAHPRILQNFLSVDADWKALRGGVRLAREVAAQPSMQPFIAREIAPGLEKSADADIDTHIRNTSITVHHPAGTCKMGVDSDPMAVVDTKLRLRGIEGLRVVDASVMPDLPSGNINAAVVMIAEKAADLIRGRV; this comes from the coding sequence ATGCCCTCCATCACTGCCTACGATTACGTGATCGTCGGCGCCGGCTCCGCCGGCTGCACGCTCGCCAACCGCCTCTCCGAGGACAAGGACGTCTCGGTCCTGATCCTCGAGGCCGGCGGCTGGGACCGCGATCCCTGGATCCATATCCCGCTGGGCTGGGGCAAGATCCTCACCAAGCGGCTTCACGACTGGATGTATTTCTGCGAGCCCGAGCCCAGCGTCGGCGGCCGCGCCGTCGAATGCGCGCGCGGCAAGGTGGTGGGCGGCTGCTCCTCGACCAACGCCATGGCCTATGTGCGCGGCAATCGCGGCGATTACGAGCGCTGGCGGTCGCAGGGGCTCGAGGGCTGGGGCTTCGAGGACGCGCTGCCCTATTTCCGCAAGCAGGAAAGCTGGGAGGGCGGCGCCAGCCGCTGGCGCGGCGGCGACGGTCCGATCTCGACCCAGACCTGCAAATACCAGGACCCGCTGCTCGACGCCTTCGCCGCGGCCGGCCAGGCGGCGGGCCATGGCTGGACCGACGATTACAACGGCGAAACGCAGGAGGGCTTCGGCCGGCTGCAGATGACGATCGGCCGGGGCCGGCGCTCCTCGGCCGCCACCGCCTATCTGCGCCCGGCCTTGAAGCGCGGCTCGCTCTCGATCGAGGTCCGGGCGATGGTCACGCGCGTCCTCATCGAGGGCAACCGCGCGGTCGGCGTCGAGTATCTGCAGGACGGACAGACCCGCCAGGTCCGAGCGGCCCGCGAGCTGATCCTGGCGGGCGGCGTCATCAACACGCCGCAGACCCTGATGCTGTCGGGCATCGGCGATCCGGCCGCGCTCAAGAAGCACGGCATCCCGGTCAAGGTGGCGCTCCCCGGCGTCGGCCAGAACCTGCAGGATCATGTATCCGTGATCCTGATGTATCTGCGCAAAAGCCCGCCCAGCCCCTTCCTGCGCGCCATGCGCTATGACCGCATCGGGCCGTCGCTGATCGCGGCCTATTGCTTCGGCACAGGCTTCGCCGCCGACGTGCCGGGCGGCATCACGGCCTTTCTCAAGAGCCGGCCGGATCTGAAATTGCCCGACACCCAGTTCCTGCTGACCGCGGCCTCGCTCGGCGCCTGGCCCTATTTCGAGCCCTTCAAGAAACCGTTCCCGGACGCCTTCGCCTGCCGCATCGTCATGCTGCATCCCGAGGCGCGCGGCACGGTCACGCTGAAATCGACCGATCCCAACGCGCATCCGCGCATCCTGCAGAACTTCCTTTCGGTCGATGCCGACTGGAAGGCGCTGAGGGGCGGCGTGCGGCTGGCGCGCGAGGTGGCCGCCCAGCCTTCGATGCAGCCCTTCATCGCGCGCGAGATCGCCCCCGGCCTCGAGAAGAGTGCCGATGCCGACATCGACACCCATATCCGCAACACCTCGATCACCGTCCACCACCCGGCCGGCACCTGCAAGATGGGCGTCGATTCCGATCCGATGGCCGTGGTGGACACGAAGCTCCGCCTGCGCGGGATCGAGGGCCTGCGCGTGGTGGACGCCTCGGTCATGCCCGACCTGCCGAGCGGCAACATCAACGCCGCGGTGGTGATGATCGCGGAGAAGGCCGCAGACCTCATCCGCGGGCGGGTATAG
- a CDS encoding arginase family protein, which produces MDEAEFQRKKAEMEPWYWWGIQTFFKCPWDENPANCDIGLVSVPHSSGNGSTERDQHLAPRAVRNVSGWYRRGHQKYGIVPWEVARIHDLGDVPLPHAMVNDICVQDIEGFFKRLDRAGTRPVSIGGDHAITGPILKAIAGKEARLTGGRKCALLHFDAHRDDYEHIPHWLGSVRSAAHWAAYTVAEQHVDPTRSVQLGMRGNPIKPRADITASKLGYKLIPADEFFELGIEETVRLIRDRVGDMPLYITFDLDVLDPTEAPAVSNMEPMQRGLRAWQAEKIFHGLRGLDIIGGDIVCMIPTKDNPSNITAMTAMALMFEMIALIADGVGRGKKG; this is translated from the coding sequence ATGGACGAAGCGGAATTCCAGCGCAAGAAGGCGGAGATGGAGCCCTGGTACTGGTGGGGCATCCAGACCTTCTTCAAATGTCCGTGGGACGAGAACCCGGCGAACTGCGATATCGGCCTCGTGAGCGTGCCGCACAGCTCGGGCAACGGCTCGACCGAGCGCGACCAGCATCTGGCGCCGCGCGCCGTGCGCAACGTCTCGGGCTGGTATCGCCGCGGGCATCAGAAATACGGCATCGTGCCCTGGGAAGTGGCGCGCATCCACGATCTGGGCGACGTGCCGCTGCCCCACGCCATGGTCAACGACATCTGCGTCCAGGATATCGAGGGCTTCTTCAAGCGGCTCGACCGCGCCGGCACGCGGCCCGTCTCGATCGGCGGCGACCACGCCATCACCGGCCCGATCCTCAAGGCGATCGCCGGCAAGGAGGCGAGGCTCACGGGCGGGCGTAAATGCGCGCTGCTCCATTTCGACGCCCATCGCGACGATTACGAGCATATCCCGCACTGGCTGGGCTCGGTGCGCTCGGCGGCGCATTGGGCGGCCTATACGGTGGCCGAGCAGCATGTCGATCCGACCCGCTCGGTGCAGCTCGGCATGCGCGGCAACCCGATCAAGCCGCGCGCCGACATCACCGCCAGCAAGCTCGGCTACAAGCTCATTCCCGCCGACGAGTTCTTCGAGCTGGGGATCGAGGAGACGGTGCGCCTGATCCGCGACCGGGTCGGCGACATGCCGCTCTACATCACCTTCGATCTCGACGTGCTCGATCCGACCGAGGCGCCCGCCGTCTCCAACATGGAGCCGATGCAGCGGGGCCTGCGCGCCTGGCAGGCCGAGAAGATCTTCCACGGCCTGCGCGGCCTCGACATCATCGGCGGCGACATCGTCTGCATGATCCCGACCAAGGACAACCCGTCGAACATCACGGCGATGACCGCCATGGCCCTGATGTTCGAGATGATCGCGTTGATCGCGGACGGGGTGGGGCGGGGGAAGAAGGGGTAG